In the genome of Candidatus Obscuribacterales bacterium, one region contains:
- a CDS encoding MBL fold metallo-hydrolase: MKQLRRWALGLIIALAALVGVVGLQAPVPAQDAPVQETPEVTLEIAGLTVEEVAEGVYTLVASTDFPPADFATTAICNVTIVVGSDGVLVLDTFQNQALANLAFATVATLTDQPIRYVVDTHYHFDHSGGNAAAEALGLPILGRGPIREFMLTRNQELDPTVTPPSVVVNGTWDLWLGDRQVQLVEFEGHSGGTDLVAYIPDVDVLVTGDMLFAERLPYLADGNIRVWQDNLEMLAENYSTATVVPGHGPVGDRTNLDNLKGYLSTLETLALQWKEQGLSLEQALEQASLPEPYASYGFQGMFSGNVEVAYQQITLGHDDAASIRTYFQAQAPELQAL; the protein is encoded by the coding sequence ATGAAGCAACTTCGTAGATGGGCATTGGGGCTGATCATTGCCCTGGCTGCCTTAGTAGGCGTTGTGGGGCTGCAAGCGCCAGTTCCAGCCCAAGACGCTCCAGTCCAGGAAACTCCTGAGGTGACTCTAGAAATAGCTGGGCTCACCGTGGAAGAAGTCGCCGAGGGTGTCTATACCTTGGTGGCTAGCACCGACTTTCCGCCCGCAGACTTTGCCACGACCGCCATTTGCAACGTCACGATTGTGGTTGGTTCCGATGGGGTGTTGGTTCTCGATACCTTTCAGAACCAAGCTTTGGCAAACCTAGCGTTTGCAACCGTGGCAACCCTCACAGACCAGCCCATTCGCTACGTCGTTGATACCCACTATCACTTCGATCATTCCGGTGGCAATGCAGCAGCGGAGGCACTAGGACTGCCGATTTTAGGACGGGGCCCCATCCGCGAGTTTATGCTAACCCGCAACCAGGAACTCGATCCGACCGTGACGCCGCCAAGTGTGGTGGTGAATGGAACTTGGGATCTATGGTTGGGCGATCGCCAAGTCCAGTTGGTTGAATTTGAAGGTCATTCCGGTGGCACCGATTTGGTGGCCTATATCCCTGACGTGGATGTGTTGGTGACGGGGGATATGTTATTTGCTGAGCGGCTACCCTACCTGGCAGATGGTAATATTCGGGTGTGGCAAGATAACTTGGAGATGTTGGCAGAAAACTACAGCACCGCAACGGTGGTGCCTGGGCACGGGCCAGTGGGCGATCGCACCAACCTAGATAACCTAAAGGGCTATCTAAGCACCTTAGAAACCCTAGCCCTGCAATGGAAAGAACAGGGACTATCGCTTGAGCAGGCTCTTGAACAAGCCTCTCTACCTGAACCCTACGCTAGCTATGGCTTTCAGGGTATGTTTTCTGGCAATGTGGAAGTCGCCTATCAGCAGATCACCTTGGGGCATGATGATGCGGCGTCCATTCGCACCTATTTCCAAGCGCAAGCGCCGGAGTTGCAAGCGCTGTAG
- a CDS encoding 5'-nucleotidase — MPYPIERKLVIAVSSSALFDLTESNKVFVEKGPKAYKRFQEDNLNEILGKGVAFPFIKRFLGINRRFPDELPVEVVLLSRNSAATGKRVFRSIQYYGLDISRAAFMEGRSPYEYIPAFNTSLFLTANEEDVQKAIDAGYPAGVVLPSKIVNDDEHEDLRIAFDFDGVIADDEAELIFKGGNLPDFHAYEVKKTDIPHKPGPLADLFKKLSFLQKLEDRELDRDINYKRILTTAIVTARNAPAHERVITTLESWGVSANEMFFLGGMVKDRILSRLKPHMFFDDQRSHLESEAGDIPMVHIPFGIANKKNEGAAE; from the coding sequence ATGCCATATCCGATTGAAAGAAAATTAGTTATTGCTGTTTCATCGAGTGCACTTTTTGATTTAACTGAGTCCAACAAAGTTTTCGTCGAGAAGGGCCCCAAAGCATATAAAAGATTTCAAGAAGACAATCTTAATGAGATTCTTGGTAAAGGCGTAGCTTTTCCATTTATTAAACGTTTTTTAGGAATAAATAGAAGATTTCCAGATGAATTGCCAGTTGAGGTAGTTTTATTATCTAGGAATTCTGCAGCTACAGGTAAAAGAGTGTTTAGGTCTATACAGTATTATGGACTAGATATATCGAGAGCCGCTTTCATGGAAGGGAGATCCCCTTATGAGTACATTCCTGCATTCAATACTTCATTATTTCTCACCGCCAATGAGGAGGATGTACAAAAAGCGATAGATGCTGGCTATCCTGCGGGTGTGGTTCTACCGAGCAAAATAGTAAATGATGACGAGCATGAAGATTTAAGAATTGCCTTCGATTTTGATGGTGTCATAGCCGATGATGAAGCAGAATTGATTTTTAAGGGTGGTAACCTCCCAGATTTCCACGCGTATGAGGTAAAAAAAACTGACATACCACATAAGCCGGGACCTCTGGCTGACTTGTTTAAAAAACTATCTTTTCTTCAAAAATTGGAAGATCGTGAATTGGATCGTGACATAAATTACAAGCGAATACTAACTACAGCAATTGTTACTGCCAGAAATGCTCCGGCTCACGAGCGTGTTATTACCACTTTGGAAAGCTGGGGTGTAAGTGCTAATGAAATGTTTTTTCTTGGAGGGATGGTCAAAGATAGAATTCTATCTAGATTAAAGCCTCATATGTTTTTTGATGATCAACGAAGTCACTTAGAATCAGAGGCTGGCGACATACCTATGGTTCATATTCCATTTGGTATTGCCAATAAAAAAAATGAAGGCGCTGCTGAATAG
- a CDS encoding DUF2281 domain-containing protein, whose amino-acid sequence MTVDAEILQTITQMPEPLKQEVLHYAKYLIENYSKVNTEEKTSQKKRRSGILKGTFVLPLPDDFDAPLED is encoded by the coding sequence ATGACTGTAGATGCAGAAATCTTACAAACGATCACCCAAATGCCAGAGCCCTTGAAGCAAGAGGTTTTGCATTACGCAAAATATTTAATTGAAAACTATTCAAAAGTAAATACTGAGGAGAAGACATCACAAAAGAAACGTCGATCGGGCATCTTAAAAGGCACGTTTGTTTTGCCCTTGCCGGATGACTTTGATGCACCTCTTGAAGATTAG
- a CDS encoding 2Fe-2S iron-sulfur cluster-binding protein gives MTDSYQIRIHNRKTGTSHCVRVPSDRYILHSAENQGVELPFSCRNGACTACAGRLLSGEVHQPEAMGLSPHLQEKGYALLCVSYPCSDVEVETQDEDEVYELQFGRYFGKGKVRRGLPLDED, from the coding sequence ATGACTGACTCGTATCAAATTCGCATTCACAATCGCAAAACCGGCACCTCCCACTGCGTTCGGGTGCCAAGCGATCGCTACATTCTCCACAGTGCCGAAAATCAGGGCGTCGAACTTCCCTTCTCCTGTCGTAACGGTGCTTGCACGGCCTGTGCAGGGCGATTACTCTCTGGCGAAGTGCATCAGCCAGAAGCCATGGGCCTCTCGCCTCATCTACAGGAAAAGGGCTATGCCTTGCTCTGTGTCAGCTATCCCTGTTCGGATGTGGAAGTGGAAACCCAGGATGAAGATGAAGTGTATGAGCTTCAATTTGGGCGCTATTTTGGCAAGGGTAAAGTACGCCGGGGGTTGCCCCTTGATGAAGACTAG
- a CDS encoding thermonuclease family protein produces MRWLALVLVVLSWTGVACAAEPATHPAQVVRVVSGQTLEVLLPNGPAEPQTVRLLGLDAPDLRQEPWGEAAQAYLAEWLEGQTVGLEPGVEPADSYGRQLAYVWQDGQLVNERMIAQGWGLAIARAPNLRYDDRFQQAQMVARALGRGIWNPDQPLRQTPTEFRQSLPDAS; encoded by the coding sequence ATGCGGTGGCTAGCGTTGGTGCTGGTTGTGCTGAGCTGGACGGGGGTTGCCTGTGCGGCAGAACCGGCAACCCATCCGGCCCAAGTCGTGCGGGTGGTGAGTGGGCAAACCCTAGAAGTGCTGCTCCCCAACGGCCCGGCAGAGCCCCAAACGGTTCGACTGTTAGGTCTGGATGCGCCGGATCTGCGGCAGGAGCCGTGGGGAGAGGCAGCCCAGGCCTATTTGGCGGAATGGCTGGAAGGACAGACGGTGGGTCTAGAGCCGGGTGTGGAACCAGCGGATAGTTATGGGCGGCAATTGGCCTACGTTTGGCAGGATGGGCAGTTGGTGAATGAGCGCATGATTGCTCAAGGCTGGGGGTTGGCGATCGCCCGTGCTCCCAACCTGCGCTATGACGATCGCTTTCAGCAGGCTCAAATGGTGGCCCGGGCTTTGGGTCGCGGCATTTGGAATCCTGATCAGCCCCTGCGCCAAACCCCGACCGAATTTCGCCAGTCCCTGCCCGATGCATCCTGA
- a CDS encoding sodium:solute symporter family protein gives MTLLDWLVVLVYLLLTLWLGLYLSGKASGSLVDFFVSGRSLPWWLAGTSMAATTFSIDTPLYIAGVVGTRGIAGNWEWWSFGMTHVVMIYVFARMWRRSEIVTDAELTELRYGGSMAAVLRGIKAFLFAVPINCIGIGYAMLAMVKVVDALELWQSLGFTPGDNLKLWSVVGVSIFVLLYAGVSGLWGVVVTDFFQFFLALFGAIVVAIAAVNHVGGMRELVQQVQQHSAQDVLTLVPVRIGGEGGWLAWSEMAGISVSTFLAYIFLQWWAFRRSDGGGEFIQRLAAAKTEAEAEKAAWFFNILHYVVRTWPWVVVALVALVVYPDLGDRELGYPKLMLDFLPPVLLGLVVASLIAAFMSTVSTLINWGASYLTNDLYARFMRPTATQAELVLAGRLASVIVTVLGAIAAFYSSDVAAVFRLVIAIGTGPGLVLILRWFWWRINAATELAAMVGGFVIGILSSLPNVDEMPNNGLFQIPGIGPGLRSGLSVMQTQIFADFGLRLLFIASVTTVIWGVTLLLTPPESDATLDDFYRRVRPGGPGWARQRSRTGLLPAQNLQQDLQRVLAAILVLFGSMFTVGGFLLLQSTTGFISLAIAVLGWMWLRRCDRAHGLRIPRPGTEDPHA, from the coding sequence ATGACTCTACTCGACTGGCTTGTTGTATTGGTATATCTCCTGCTGACCCTATGGCTAGGGTTATACCTATCGGGGAAGGCCTCGGGCAGTTTGGTCGATTTCTTTGTATCGGGGCGATCGCTGCCCTGGTGGCTGGCGGGCACCAGTATGGCCGCCACAACTTTTTCCATTGATACACCTCTCTATATTGCCGGGGTGGTGGGTACGCGCGGCATTGCCGGCAACTGGGAATGGTGGAGCTTTGGCATGACCCATGTGGTGATGATCTACGTCTTCGCCCGCATGTGGCGGCGATCGGAAATTGTCACTGATGCAGAACTCACCGAACTGCGCTACGGCGGTTCCATGGCGGCGGTGTTGCGGGGCATCAAAGCGTTCCTGTTTGCCGTGCCGATCAACTGCATTGGCATTGGCTACGCCATGCTGGCCATGGTGAAGGTGGTGGATGCGCTGGAACTCTGGCAGAGCTTGGGATTTACGCCAGGGGATAACCTAAAGCTGTGGAGTGTGGTGGGTGTGAGTATCTTTGTGCTGCTCTACGCTGGGGTGTCGGGTCTCTGGGGCGTGGTGGTGACGGACTTTTTCCAGTTTTTTCTAGCGTTGTTTGGGGCCATTGTGGTGGCGATCGCTGCCGTGAATCATGTGGGCGGGATGCGCGAACTGGTGCAGCAGGTGCAGCAGCATTCTGCCCAAGACGTGTTGACCTTGGTGCCGGTGCGCATTGGCGGCGAGGGCGGCTGGCTGGCCTGGAGTGAAATGGCGGGCATCAGCGTCAGTACGTTTTTGGCCTATATTTTTCTGCAATGGTGGGCTTTTCGGCGCAGTGATGGCGGCGGTGAGTTTATCCAACGGCTGGCGGCGGCTAAGACGGAGGCGGAGGCAGAAAAAGCTGCCTGGTTTTTCAATATCCTGCACTACGTGGTGCGCACCTGGCCTTGGGTGGTGGTGGCGCTGGTGGCGCTGGTGGTCTATCCCGACTTGGGCGATCGCGAACTGGGCTACCCCAAACTGATGCTCGATTTTCTGCCGCCGGTGCTGCTGGGGCTGGTGGTGGCGTCTTTGATTGCTGCCTTTATGAGTACGGTGTCTACCCTGATTAACTGGGGTGCGTCCTATTTGACCAATGATCTCTACGCCCGCTTCATGCGCCCCACGGCCACCCAGGCGGAGCTGGTGCTGGCAGGACGGCTGGCGTCGGTTATTGTGACCGTCTTGGGTGCGATCGCGGCCTTCTATTCCAGCGACGTGGCCGCAGTCTTTCGCTTGGTGATTGCCATTGGCACGGGGCCGGGTTTGGTATTGATTTTGCGGTGGTTTTGGTGGCGTATCAATGCAGCGACGGAGCTGGCAGCCATGGTCGGCGGCTTTGTGATTGGCATCCTCAGCAGTTTGCCCAATGTGGATGAAATGCCCAACAACGGGCTATTTCAGATCCCCGGCATTGGCCCGGGGCTGCGCAGTGGACTGTCGGTGATGCAAACCCAGATTTTTGCCGATTTTGGTCTGCGGCTGTTGTTCATTGCCAGCGTTACAACGGTGATTTGGGGCGTAACGCTGCTGCTGACGCCTCCCGAGTCGGACGCAACCCTAGATGACTTCTACCGACGGGTGCGGCCGGGGGGCCCGGGCTGGGCCCGGCAGCGATCGCGCACAGGACTCCTGCCCGCCCAAAATCTCCAGCAAGATCTCCAGCGGGTGCTAGCGGCCATCCTGGTGCTCTTTGGCTCCATGTTCACCGTCGGCGGCTTCCTGCTGCTGCAATCGACCACGGGGTTCATCTCCTTGGCGATCGCGGTACTGGGCTGGATGTGGCTCCGGCGGTGCGATCGCGCCCATGGTCTACGCATTCCCCGACCGGGTACCGAAGATCCCCATGCCTAG
- a CDS encoding GNAT family N-acetyltransferase produces MELNPQRSPLVPGYHLKRGSSLDRAQVVKFMQRTYQERHPDRSFGHLAQTVDQYLSSDTPLWWALANPEEGSEQDSTPVAGVWAGNAIDQITGDRHAHIFLLYVMPAHRQRGLGRALMQQVETWSQQRGDRQVGLQVFSDNQPALHLYQTLGYRAQSLWMVKLLT; encoded by the coding sequence ATGGAGCTAAACCCCCAGCGATCGCCCTTGGTGCCGGGGTATCACCTCAAGCGCGGCAGTAGTTTAGACCGCGCTCAGGTGGTGAAGTTCATGCAGCGCACCTACCAAGAACGGCATCCCGATCGCTCCTTTGGGCATCTGGCCCAGACGGTTGATCAGTATTTATCCAGCGATACGCCGCTGTGGTGGGCCCTTGCTAATCCTGAGGAGGGTAGCGAGCAAGATTCTACACCGGTAGCGGGGGTGTGGGCCGGCAATGCCATTGACCAAATCACCGGCGATCGCCATGCTCATATCTTTCTGCTCTACGTGATGCCAGCTCATCGGCAGCGCGGTCTCGGACGGGCGCTCATGCAACAGGTGGAAACTTGGAGCCAGCAGCGGGGCGATCGCCAAGTCGGTCTGCAAGTGTTTTCGGATAATCAACCGGCCCTGCACCTTTACCAAACCCTAGGCTATCGCGCTCAGTCTTTGTGGATGGTGAAGCTCTTGACCTAG
- a CDS encoding zinc ribbon domain-containing protein, which translates to MAYATELYPGQQCYVHNAGDQTVVTLASMASGQQQQASTSLMTGSWTAPPRFYRTQQGGIIQLATTQGDRYLCIQGTSLQLLAAPPAIADAQALPLQWVDDPVAAPMKPMASIPPMTPMQPMRPLSMQMGNMQMSMQPMEMRMGDMTLRAEASASSSPTPSARRFCSQCGAPVQASDRFCAACGHALGG; encoded by the coding sequence ATGGCTTACGCAACTGAACTTTATCCAGGGCAACAGTGTTACGTCCACAATGCTGGCGATCAAACAGTCGTGACCCTAGCCTCCATGGCCTCCGGGCAGCAGCAGCAGGCCAGCACTAGCCTGATGACCGGCTCCTGGACGGCACCACCCAGGTTCTATCGCACCCAGCAAGGCGGTATCATCCAACTAGCCACGACCCAAGGCGATCGCTACCTATGCATCCAAGGCACCAGCCTCCAACTGCTGGCCGCTCCTCCAGCGATCGCCGACGCCCAAGCCCTGCCGCTGCAGTGGGTTGATGATCCAGTAGCAGCTCCCATGAAGCCCATGGCCTCCATACCACCCATGACACCGATGCAGCCCATGAGGCCCTTGTCGATGCAAATGGGCAACATGCAAATGTCGATGCAGCCCATGGAAATGCGGATGGGGGACATGACCCTCCGGGCTGAAGCTAGCGCCTCAAGTTCTCCTACGCCGTCTGCCCGGCGGTTTTGTAGCCAATGTGGTGCGCCAGTCCAAGCCAGCGATCGCTTTTGTGCCGCCTGTGGCCACGCCCTTGGGGGATAA